TTCCGTACGCATGCCCGACATCGCAGAACAGGTGGCCGCCTGGGAGAACGACACGACGGTCGAGCAACTGTCCTCACAGGAGCGCCAGCGCGTGTACATCCCGCTCTATCAGTCCCACCTGCCCAAGCTGGACAAGGCCGGGATCATCGACTACAACCAGAGTCGCGGCATCGTCGAGCGGAAACCCCTCGCCGACGAGATGGACCGATACATCGACGCCGAACGGGACGGAGACGGTCAGGGGCCGGACGCCAGCGCACGCCCCGACTTCGCATCGGGTCGTTTCGTGGGCTTCACCGGCGTCTCGGCGATGGTGTTCCTCGGTGCCATCCTCGAGGTCACGGCCTTCTCGCCGCTCTCGATGGCCATCCTGTTCGCCGTCGGGCTCCTGGGGTACACCCTGATGACGGCGGAGAAGTTCAACGACGGCGTCTTCGGCCGAACCGACCAGTCGTAAGCACCTTTTATCGTCGCTCGTCGCGGTGGCGTTACGCTCTCGAGTCGCAACTGCACACAGGTCGCCGAACGGTACGCCGACTCGCCGTTACGTGAACGCTCTCCCGGTAGCGGAGCCGATCAGTCCGCCACTCGCCCGTTCGAGTCGACCGTTTCGACCCGTCCGTCGGCATCGGCGCTCACGTTCTCGAGTTCGTCGACTGCCGACTGTTCGGCCGTCGGCAAGGAATCGCGAAACCGCGAGAGGATCGCCCGCGCGTCGGCGAGTTCGGGTTCGCTCACGGCACCCAGCAGGGCCAGCGCCCGTCGGGCGCGCGTCCGTCGCCAGGACGCCTCGCGGTGTTCGTAGGTCCTGATCCCGCGCAGGAAGTCGGCTTTGGAGAACTCCGGCCAGTACGGCGCACAGAAGTAGACTGCGGCTTCGTTCCCGTTGGCGTGCCAGGGCAGGAAGTTCGAGGTTCGTTCGTCGCCTCCGGTTCGGATGATCAGATCCACGTCGCGAACCGACTGCCCGTATAAGCGCTCGTCGATCGTCTCGACGTCGATGTCCGCCGGCGAGAGCGTCCCCGCCTCGATGTCCCGAGCGACGCTCCGAGCTGCCTCGAGCAGGTGAGTTCGACCGCCGTAGGCCAGCGCGATGTTGAGCACGAATCGGTCGTAGTCGGCCGTCC
This region of Natronosalvus halobius genomic DNA includes:
- a CDS encoding DUF7344 domain-containing protein gives rise to the protein MSQSRTASTTHDTPAVDESPISGPASGDADAEEEPALSKDEIFHLLQNERRRFVLQFLQGKDDSVRMPDIAEQVAAWENDTTVEQLSSQERQRVYIPLYQSHLPKLDKAGIIDYNQSRGIVERKPLADEMDRYIDAERDGDGQGPDASARPDFASGRFVGFTGVSAMVFLGAILEVTAFSPLSMAILFAVGLLGYTLMTAEKFNDGVFGRTDQS
- the uppS gene encoding polyprenyl diphosphate synthase, yielding MRSWLRRRINWGYERLLSSEVSGAPTHVAVIQDGNRRYARQHGDDAPDGHRAGANTTERVLEWCQEIGVEELTLYAFSTENFSRPKHEREALFDLLCEKLREFADADRVHDNGVCIRAIGDIERLPSRVRETIDYAESRTADYDRFVLNIALAYGGRTHLLEAARSVARDIEAGTLSPADIDVETIDERLYGQSVRDVDLIIRTGGDERTSNFLPWHANGNEAAVYFCAPYWPEFSKADFLRGIRTYEHREASWRRTRARRALALLGAVSEPELADARAILSRFRDSLPTAEQSAVDELENVSADADGRVETVDSNGRVAD